One part of the Xylanimonas allomyrinae genome encodes these proteins:
- a CDS encoding DUF349 domain-containing protein, which yields MSDPAAATNDLSPAEGVVEGEVTVTTDAPVADAPVADAPVAEEPVAEAPVAEAPVADVPAADVPAADVPAADVPAETPETPKPVAPKPSGLPKPSSLRRPAPVAAAESAPVVPPALDAAAVTAAEAFGRVDDEGNVYVREAAGERTVGQFPGVTASEAMSLYVRRYLDLAAKVTLFETRLSSADLSIKEIDQTLAKLGEETAEPAAVGDLDGLRSHVEALRAVAAERRAALDAARAAAKAEAIASRTAIVEAAEKIAATDPQRMQWRPAGAELRSLLETWKEAQRTGPRIDRATEESLWKRFSHARTAFDRERRHYFAELEQRNSSAKSVKEQLVAEAEALSSSTDWGATAGAYRDLMTRWKSAGRAARRDDDALWARFRAAQDAFFAARDAQNAAVDAEYGANLAVKEEILVEAEALVPIRDLAAAKTALRGIQERWEAAGKVPRGDVQRVEGRLRAVEQAVRDAEQAQWVRTNPETRARAEGAAAQLEAAIEGLEADLARAQAEGDKRKADELETALAARRSWLEQVVRAAEESRG from the coding sequence GTGAGCGATCCCGCTGCTGCCACGAACGACCTCTCGCCTGCCGAGGGCGTCGTCGAAGGCGAGGTCACCGTGACCACGGACGCGCCTGTCGCCGACGCGCCGGTCGCGGACGCGCCGGTCGCCGAAGAGCCGGTCGCCGAAGCGCCGGTCGCCGAAGCGCCGGTCGCGGACGTGCCTGCCGCGGACGTGCCTGCCGCGGACGTGCCTGCCGCGGACGTGCCTGCCGAGACTCCCGAGACCCCCAAGCCGGTGGCGCCCAAGCCGTCGGGCCTGCCCAAGCCGTCGTCGCTGCGCCGGCCCGCCCCCGTGGCCGCCGCCGAGTCGGCGCCCGTCGTCCCCCCGGCCCTCGACGCCGCCGCGGTCACGGCCGCCGAGGCGTTCGGCCGGGTCGACGACGAGGGCAACGTCTACGTCCGGGAGGCCGCCGGAGAACGCACCGTCGGCCAGTTCCCGGGCGTGACGGCGTCGGAGGCCATGAGCCTGTACGTGCGCCGCTACCTCGACCTCGCGGCCAAGGTCACGTTGTTCGAGACGCGCCTGTCGAGCGCCGACCTGTCCATCAAGGAGATCGACCAGACCCTCGCCAAGCTGGGCGAGGAGACGGCCGAGCCTGCCGCCGTCGGCGACCTGGACGGCCTGCGCTCGCACGTCGAGGCACTGCGCGCGGTCGCCGCCGAACGCCGCGCGGCCCTCGACGCGGCGCGCGCCGCGGCCAAGGCCGAGGCGATCGCCTCACGCACCGCGATCGTCGAGGCGGCCGAGAAGATCGCCGCCACCGACCCGCAGCGCATGCAGTGGCGCCCCGCCGGCGCCGAGCTGCGCTCGCTGCTCGAGACGTGGAAGGAGGCGCAGCGCACCGGCCCGCGCATCGACCGCGCCACCGAGGAGTCGCTCTGGAAGCGGTTCAGCCACGCCCGCACGGCGTTCGACCGCGAGCGCCGGCACTACTTCGCCGAGCTGGAGCAGCGCAACTCCAGCGCCAAGTCGGTCAAGGAACAGCTCGTCGCCGAGGCCGAGGCGCTGTCCTCGAGCACGGACTGGGGTGCCACGGCGGGCGCGTACCGCGACCTCATGACCCGCTGGAAGTCGGCGGGCCGGGCCGCGCGCCGCGACGACGACGCCCTGTGGGCCCGGTTCCGGGCGGCGCAGGACGCGTTCTTCGCTGCCCGCGACGCGCAGAACGCCGCCGTCGACGCCGAGTACGGCGCGAACCTCGCCGTCAAGGAGGAGATCCTCGTCGAGGCCGAGGCGCTGGTCCCGATCCGCGACCTCGCGGCGGCCAAGACGGCGCTGCGCGGCATCCAGGAGCGCTGGGAGGCCGCGGGCAAGGTGCCGCGCGGCGACGTGCAGCGGGTCGAGGGGCGTCTGCGAGCGGTCGAGCAGGCCGTGCGCGACGCCGAGCAGGCCCAGTGGGTGCGCACCAACCCTGAGACGCGGGCACGCGCCGAGGGCGCGGCGGCGCAGCTCGAGGCCGCGATCGAGGGCCTCGAGGCGGACCTCGCGCGGGCGCAGGCCGAGGGCGACAAGCGCAAGGCGGACGAGCTCGAGACGGCGCTCGCGGCACGGCGTTCGTGGCTCGAGCAGGTGGTGCGCGCGGCCGAGGAGTCGCGCGGCTGA
- a CDS encoding peptidylprolyl isomerase: MASTKRERELAQKRQARWEAKQARARRRRQVVAASVAGALVLALTGAVIAIGLNDDDTPSSAATTTPTPAPTPTVAPPDPSLAENRTWTSTIATSQGDITVELFGQEAPQAVASFVTLAQQGFFDGTPCHRLTTAGIFVLQCGDPTGTGSGGPGFEFGPIENAPADDVYPAGTLAMARRGGDGASMGSQFFLVYQDSTIPSDSAGGYTVFGRITSGLDVVQAVADAGVTGEGSDGPPAKPVTIEGVDTK, translated from the coding sequence TTGGCGTCCACCAAGCGCGAGCGCGAGCTCGCCCAGAAGCGACAAGCCCGCTGGGAGGCGAAACAGGCGCGCGCCCGCAGGCGTCGGCAGGTCGTCGCCGCGAGCGTGGCGGGCGCCCTGGTCCTGGCCCTGACGGGCGCGGTCATCGCGATCGGCCTGAACGACGACGACACCCCGTCGTCGGCCGCCACGACCACGCCGACGCCCGCCCCGACGCCGACGGTCGCCCCCCCGGATCCGTCTCTCGCCGAGAACCGCACCTGGACGTCGACGATCGCGACGTCGCAGGGCGACATCACGGTCGAGCTGTTCGGCCAGGAGGCCCCGCAGGCCGTGGCCAGCTTCGTGACCCTCGCGCAGCAGGGCTTCTTCGACGGGACGCCGTGCCACCGCCTGACGACGGCCGGCATCTTCGTCCTGCAGTGCGGCGATCCTACCGGCACGGGCTCTGGGGGCCCCGGCTTCGAGTTCGGGCCCATCGAGAACGCCCCGGCGGACGACGTCTACCCCGCGGGCACGCTCGCAATGGCCCGACGTGGCGGCGACGGCGCGTCGATGGGCTCCCAGTTCTTCCTCGTGTACCAGGATTCCACCATCCCGTCCGACAGTGCGGGCGGGTACACCGTGTTCGGACGGATCACGTCCGGCCTGGACGTCGTCCAGGCAGTCGCTGACGCGGGCGTGACCGGCGAGGGCTCCGACGGCCCCCCGGCCAAGCCGGTCACCATCGAAGGAGTTGACACCAAGTGA
- a CDS encoding DNA polymerase domain-containing protein has product MAPSAAPAVELDAGGRTVRVSSPDRVVFPARGLTKLQVVEYFLAVGDGILGALLHRPTTLERWPKGFFDGAVMATRADGRGDAFYQKRVPQGAPGWVETATIAFPSGRTADEVAPGELAVVAWAANLGTLTFHPWPVRRDDVEAVDQLRIDLDPQPGTTFDDAARVAPALRDLLGELALTGYPKTSGGRGLHVFVPLAPRWSFVQARRATIAIGRELERRLPDDVTTRWWKEERGSKIFVDYNQMARDRTIASAYSVRANPRAKVSAPLTWDEVGEVHPDDFDVTTMPGRFAQVGDLFAPLRADRDPALDCSLDAALDLAHRDEAEHGLGDLPYPPEYPKMAGEPKRVQPSRDRDRTRS; this is encoded by the coding sequence ATGGCCCCGTCTGCCGCGCCTGCCGTCGAGCTCGACGCCGGCGGTCGCACCGTTCGTGTCTCGAGCCCCGACCGCGTCGTGTTCCCCGCGCGCGGCCTGACCAAGCTTCAGGTCGTCGAGTACTTCCTCGCCGTGGGCGACGGGATCCTCGGAGCGCTGCTGCACCGCCCGACGACGCTCGAGCGTTGGCCCAAGGGGTTCTTCGACGGCGCGGTCATGGCCACGCGCGCCGACGGCCGGGGCGACGCCTTCTACCAGAAGCGGGTGCCGCAGGGCGCGCCCGGCTGGGTCGAGACGGCGACCATCGCGTTCCCGTCGGGCCGCACGGCGGACGAGGTCGCCCCGGGCGAGCTCGCCGTCGTCGCATGGGCCGCCAACCTCGGCACGCTGACGTTCCACCCGTGGCCCGTGCGCCGTGACGACGTCGAGGCGGTCGACCAGCTCCGCATCGACCTGGACCCGCAACCGGGCACCACGTTCGACGACGCGGCCCGGGTCGCGCCCGCGCTGCGTGACCTGCTCGGCGAGCTGGCGCTGACCGGGTACCCGAAGACGTCCGGCGGCCGGGGGCTGCACGTGTTCGTGCCGCTCGCGCCGCGGTGGAGCTTCGTCCAGGCCCGGCGCGCCACGATCGCCATCGGACGCGAGCTCGAACGCCGCCTGCCCGACGACGTCACGACCAGGTGGTGGAAGGAGGAACGCGGCAGCAAGATCTTCGTCGACTACAACCAGATGGCCCGCGACCGCACGATCGCGTCGGCCTACTCGGTGCGCGCCAACCCGCGGGCCAAGGTCTCCGCTCCCCTGACCTGGGACGAGGTCGGCGAGGTCCACCCCGACGACTTCGACGTCACGACGATGCCGGGCCGGTTCGCCCAGGTCGGAGACCTGTTCGCGCCGTTGCGCGCGGACCGCGACCCCGCGCTCGACTGCTCGCTCGACGCGGCGCTCGACCTCGCCCACCGCGACGAGGCCGAGCACGGGCTGGGCGACCTGCCCTACCCGCCGGAGTACCCCAAGATGGCCGGGGAACCCAAGCGGGTGCAGCCCAGCCGCGACCGCGACCGCACGAGGTCGTGA
- a CDS encoding HupE/UreJ family protein, with product MTLSDSCPPRRARGVARPARPLLTLAAVLACVVGAVVPTAAPAHAHGFSSTVYADVTAVDDVTVRTDLDLEYDLLVVSAAENQHAPELFDAAMAPFEAQADDAELARALSGFAEPVVGYVAGRFQVTTDGRACAPRQVGAMTVHERDGVPYVRLSLDHACPAAQGAHGPGGHVVRSALFPDGEGYVRGTTTIVTYQIDGRSGSAALDAGRPEFSTGQTWSQRFGEFFVLGAEHLLTGIDHVLFLLALIVGSRRLRDIVLAATAFTLAHSITFLLAALGTVHAPGAVVEPVIALSIAVVAAWHLWNLRRRRDVVARLEPERSRALLDGADWLRLGVVFCFGLVHGLGFAGALGIDEPWSWTLLWSLLVFNVGIEVVQLGIIAIVFPLLTLLRRRAPRTGRVAGGVVAAGVAVMGLVWFVQRVLGL from the coding sequence GTGACCCTCTCCGACTCATGCCCGCCGCGGCGCGCTCGCGGCGTCGCGCGCCCTGCGCGCCCCCTGCTCACCCTTGCCGCCGTCCTTGCCTGCGTGGTCGGCGCCGTCGTGCCGACCGCGGCACCGGCTCACGCCCACGGCTTCTCCTCGACCGTGTACGCGGACGTCACGGCGGTCGACGACGTCACGGTGCGCACGGACCTGGACCTCGAGTACGACCTGCTGGTGGTCTCGGCGGCCGAGAACCAGCACGCGCCCGAGCTCTTCGACGCGGCGATGGCGCCGTTCGAGGCGCAGGCCGACGACGCCGAGCTGGCGCGCGCGCTGTCCGGCTTCGCCGAGCCGGTGGTCGGCTACGTGGCCGGCAGGTTCCAGGTGACGACCGACGGCCGCGCGTGCGCGCCGCGGCAGGTGGGTGCGATGACGGTGCACGAACGCGACGGCGTGCCGTACGTGCGTCTCTCGCTGGACCACGCGTGCCCGGCCGCGCAGGGCGCGCACGGCCCCGGCGGGCACGTGGTGCGCAGTGCGCTGTTCCCCGACGGGGAAGGGTACGTGCGCGGCACGACGACGATCGTGACCTACCAGATCGACGGGCGCAGCGGGTCGGCCGCGCTCGACGCCGGGCGCCCCGAGTTCTCGACCGGGCAGACCTGGAGCCAGCGCTTCGGCGAGTTCTTCGTGCTGGGCGCCGAGCACCTGCTGACCGGCATCGACCACGTCCTGTTCCTGCTGGCGCTCATCGTGGGCTCGCGACGGCTGCGCGACATCGTGCTGGCCGCGACCGCGTTCACCCTCGCGCACTCGATCACGTTCCTGCTCGCCGCCCTCGGGACGGTGCACGCGCCGGGCGCCGTCGTCGAGCCTGTCATCGCGCTGTCGATCGCGGTGGTCGCGGCCTGGCACCTGTGGAACCTGCGCCGGCGGCGCGACGTCGTCGCGCGGCTCGAGCCGGAGCGCTCGCGTGCGCTGCTCGACGGCGCCGACTGGCTGCGCCTGGGCGTGGTGTTCTGCTTCGGGCTCGTGCACGGGCTGGGGTTCGCGGGCGCGCTCGGCATCGACGAGCCGTGGTCGTGGACGCTGCTGTGGTCGCTGCTGGTGTTCAACGTCGGCATCGAGGTGGTGCAGCTGGGCATCATCGCGATCGTCTTCCCGCTGCTGACGCTCCTGCGCCGCCGTGCGCCGCGCACCGGCCGCGTGGCGGGCGGCGTGGTCGCGGCGGGAGTGGCGGTCATGGGGCTCGTCTGGTTCGTCCAGCGGGTGCTCGGACTGTGA